A window of Nitrospirota bacterium contains these coding sequences:
- the cbpA gene encoding modified peptide precursor CbpA: MKDKKKTEKESGKKDVIAYRKACKAEGTGLSHYILMDRKKK, translated from the coding sequence ATGAAAGACAAGAAGAAGACCGAGAAAGAGAGCGGGAAAAAGGACGTAATCGCCTACCGTAAGGCCTGCAAGGCCGAGGGGACCGGACTTTCCCACTACATCCTCATGGACAGAAAAAAGAAG